One stretch of Tribolium castaneum strain GA2 chromosome 5, icTriCast1.1, whole genome shotgun sequence DNA includes these proteins:
- the LOC663512 gene encoding ankyrin repeat and SAM domain-containing protein 6, with protein MASNEEFIRKNKVVIVDEDKNTKLHYAAALDNLEELEKIVTKKQKLDPENYLGWTPLMMAVKNSQAKAVDLLLCHGADASKKNNFGLNVFAMSVASGDLDMVERLLNHLLCGGISRQSLHKTISPVSLALLFGHDHIFKYLLERHFDPNAATPLTGITPAMFAAALANNKAMKMLMLSNADLSLKNCLGKTASDIAQSRHRKLDIALKKQQPNVPFFVINQTTNSPVFQLAPNFASGEGHLRKSSNTLTPSAPNLLCANVTPIAPVTPHTMPQMFFPPNFTPSNYATPVGAFDSSHLSFLNAAMTPSTMFFSPFSPQPMPL; from the exons ATGGCCTCAAACGAAGagtttataagaaaaaataaagtggtCATAGttgacgaagacaaaaataccAAGCTCCATTACGCTGCGGCTTTGGATAATTTAGaagaacttgaaaaaatagtGACGAAAAAACAGAAACTTGACCCTGAGAATTATCTTGGATGGACTCCGCTGATGATGGCGGTCAAAAACTCGCAAGCAAAGGCAGTGGACTTGCTTTTGTGTCATGGGGCAGACgccagtaaaaaaaataattttg GCCTGAATGTGTTTGCAATGAGTGTGGCAAGTGGCGACCTCGACATGGTCGAGCGCCTTTTAAACCACCTCCTTTGTGGGGGCATATCAAGACAAAGTTTGCACAAAACCATTTCTCCGGTTTCTTTGGCTCTTTTATTCGGACACGATCACATTTTCAAGTATTTACTGGAGCGCCATTTTGACCCGAACGCCGCCACACCATTGACAG GAATCACTCCGGCGATGTTTGCGGCCGCTTTGGCCAACAACAAGGCCATGAAAATGTTAATGTTATCTAACGCCGACCTGTCGTTGAAAAACTGTTTGGGGAAAACGGCCTCAGACATCGCGCAATCAAGGCACAGGAAGCTCGATATTGCTCTCAAAAAGCAGCAACCGAACGTTCCCTTCTTTGTAATCAACCAAACTACGAATTCGCCAGTTTTTCAGCTGGCTCCAAATTTTGCCAGTGGAGAAGGGCACTTGAGGAAATCTTCAAATACTTTAACCCCAAGTGCTCCAAATTTGCTGTGTGCTAATGTTACACCTATTGCTCCAGTGACACCTCACACCATGCCGCAGATGTTTTTCCCACCGAATTTTACGCCCAGCAATTATGCAACTCCAGTGGGAGCGTTCGATTCTTCACATCTTAGTTTCTTGAACGCCGCTATGACTCCGTCAACTATGTTCTTCTCGCCTTTTTCTCCACAACCGATGCCTTTGTAG